A region of Panicum virgatum strain AP13 chromosome 8N, P.virgatum_v5, whole genome shotgun sequence DNA encodes the following proteins:
- the LOC120686878 gene encoding uncharacterized protein LOC120686878 isoform X2, producing the protein MDSSTRNSGKVFDRMPPCSSNQETQRRLGSWTAVDFGAGTSGEVLDETPLKRSKLETDLAVASWASLPLDILVAIMGLLPCFAD; encoded by the exons ATGGACTCCAGCACAAGGAACTCAG GCAAGGTGTTCGACAGAATGCCTCCATGCTCGTCGAACCAAGAAACCCAGCGGCGGCTCGGGTCATGGACGGCGGTGGATTTCGGCGCCGGCACATCTG GCGAGGTGTTAGACGAAACACCCCTTAAGAGGTCAAAGCTGGAGACTGACTTGGCGGTGGCCTCGTGGGCGAGCCTCCCGTTGGACATCCTGGTCGCCATTATGGGCCTCCTCCCGTGCTTCGCAGACTGA
- the LOC120686878 gene encoding uncharacterized protein LOC120686878 isoform X1, with the protein MRATWRVQMPQEVAADDVRCVGSFQGWLVGVAPVNDRGAYYRKFDGECFMVNAFSHKVVRLPHLSTFKHGLSGYSHKALPIIPVNNGFGEVYFTTNDTYTMSLRKVVLSASPDSGSKCIVVASSFHTITHTVALWQPGMKSWHVCDGLPIVGPKDFAFYQGKLYVLLRFIPRLYAFELKEDDRGVVVSRVEHCGIEPLHEHRVQDPGLLSCNIVVWRGNLLLIIRRYDTTDRFGPKRALHQVEVFALDFSTNPCGLTEIHSFDGDSIFVDSCGCNSFPAGLYDGVEGDLVYFVDQYSKYEYEGDCFNPSYDTFVYNVRNGTTRPFAVKLSPHNFGAPRGKLDVPLWLLTSK; encoded by the exons ATGAGGGCCACTTGGCGCGTCCAGATGCCGCAGGAGGTGGCAGCAGATGATGTCCGCTGTGTTGGCTCTTTCCAAGGATGGCTTGTGGGCGTGGCTCCTGTCAATGATCGTGGGGCCTATTACAGAAAATTCGATGGCGAGTGCTTCATGGTGAATGCTTTCTCACACAAAGTGGTGC GTCTGCCACATCTGAGCACTTTCAAGCATGGGCTTTCTGGTTACTCTCATAAGGCTCTCCCCATTATCCCGGTCAACAATGGCTTCGGTGAGGTGTACTTCACAACCAATGACACATATACAATGTCGCTCCGCAAAGTGGTACTATCTGCTTCACCTGACTCAGGGTCCAAGTGCATCGTGGTTGCGTCATCATTCCACACCATTACACATACAGTTGCTCTCTGGCAACCTGGGATGAAGTCTTGGCATGTTTGCGATGGCCTCCCAATTGTTGGGCCCAAAGATTTTGCCTTCTACCAGGGGAAGCTGTACGTGCTCTTGAGGTTCATTCCACGTCTCTATGCCTTTGAACTCAAGGAGGATGATCGTGGGGTCGTTGTCTCTCGTGTTGAGCATTGTGGGATTGAGCCACTTCATGAACACCGTGTTCAGGATCCTGGTTTATTGAGTTGCAATATTGTGGTGTGGCGTGGCAACCTATTATTAATCATCAGAAGGTATGATACTACTGATAGGTTCGGTCCCAAGCGCGCCCTTCATCAAGTTGAAGTGTTTGCACTGGACTTCAGCACAAACCCTTGTGGACTCACAGAGATACACAGCTTTGATGGTGATAGTATCTTTGTTGACTCATGCGGCTGCAATTCCTTTCCTGCTGGTCTGTATGATGGAGTTGAAGGTGACCTTGTCTACTTTGTCGATCAGTATAGTAAATATGAGTATGAGGGCGATTGTTTCAACCCTTCTTATGATACATTTGTGTACAATGTGAGAAATGGTACAACAAGGCCTTTTGCTGTCAAGTTATCACCACATAACTTTGGGGCACCAAGGGGTAAGCTCGATGTCCCGTTGTGGTTGCTAACCTCCAAATGA
- the LOC120686461 gene encoding 3-ketoacyl-CoA synthase 6-like, with the protein MAVVAAAAMLHPRAWTPVVSYGGELASSLTSSPVRVLMAAVILCAGAVAVLRRARRLRDVYLVDYGCFLGEPQHRVPTATATEHARLMPYLVDGESLDFMLRLHERSGIGEETSIPDSLRYMPPDRGVAASCAEAELVIFAAVDSALARAAPALPRGAADIDALVVACSFTTLAPEFADLVVNRYGLRADVRTVNLSGMGCSGALICVGLAKNLLQVAPPGTRALVVTTELLSSMFYPGTKREMLVPNVLFRMGAAAIVMSNSPERARFRIGHVVRTLTAARDRDYRCAFQEEDDQGVTGINLSKELPAAAARALQENLLAFAPAVLPASELLRVAFSSLRRKFLGEAAKRYRPAFGRAFQHFCIHPGGSRVLNEVQRGLGLSDGDMEASRMTLHRFGNMSGSSLLYELAYIEAKGRMKKGDRVCMIGFSPGIDCSSVVCECIRPAARPDDGPWAGCIHRYPVPWNL; encoded by the exons ATGGCCGTGGTAGCTGCCGCCGCTATGCTTCATCCGAGAGCATGGACACCGGTCGTCAGctacggcggcgagctcgccagcTCGCTGACTAGTAGCCCAGTTCGCGTCCTGATGGCGGCCGTGATCCTGTgcgccggcgccgtggcggTTCTGCGGCGCGCACGCCGGCTGCGGGACGTGTACCTCGTGGACTACGGCTGCTTCCTGGGCGAGCCACAGCACCGGGTGCCGACCGCGACGGCCACGGAGCACGCGCGCCTGATGCCCTACCTCGTCGACGGCGAGAGCCTCGACTTCATGCTCCGGCTGCACGAGCGGTCGGGCATCGGCGAGGAGACCAGTATCCCGGACTCCCTGCGCTACATGCCGCCCGACCGCGGCGTCGCGGCGTCCTGCGCGGAGGCCGAGCTGGTCATCTTCGCCGCCGTCGACAGCGCGCTCGCCCGGGCCGCCCCCGccctgccgcgcggtgccgcggACATCGACGCGCTCGTCGTCGCCTGCAGCTTCACCACGCTGGCGCCCGAGTTCGCGGACCTCGTCGTGAACCGGTACGGCCTGCGCGCCGACGTGCGGACCGTGAACCTGTCCGGGATGGGGTGCAGCGGCGCGCTCATCTGCGTCGGCCTCGCTAAGAACCTCCTGCAGGTGGCGCCGCCGGGGACGCGCGCCCTGGTCGTGACCACCGAGCTCCTGTCGTCGATGTTCTACCCCGGGACCAAGCGCGAGATGCTCGTGCCCAACGTGCTCTTCCgcatgggcgccgccgccatcgtcatGTCCAACTCGCCGGAACGTGCCCGATTCCGGATCGGCCATGTCGTGCGCACGCTCACCGCCGCGCGGGACAGGGACTACCGCTGCGCGTTCCAG gaggaggacgaccaggGAGTGACGGGCATCAACCTCTCCAAGgagctgccggccgccgccgccagggcgcTCCAGGAAAACCTACTCGCCTTCGCCCCCGCCGTGCTGCCGGCGTCGGAGCTTCTCCGGGTGGCCTTCTCCTCCCTCCGGCGCAAGTTCCTGGGCGAGGCCGCGAAGCGCTACCGGCCGGCGTTCGGGCGGGCGTTCCAGcac TTCTGCATCCACCCCGGCGGGAGCCGGGTGCTGAACGAGGTGCAGCGGGGACTCGGCCTCTCCGACGGCGACATGGAGGCGTCGCGCATGACGCTGCACCGGTTCGGCAACATGTCCGGCAGCTCGCTGCTGTACGAGCTGGCCTACATCGAGGCCAAGGGCCGGATGAAGAAGGGCGACCGGGTGTGCATGATCGGCTTCAGCCCCGGCATAGACTGCAGCAGCGTGGTGTGCGAGTGCAtcaggccggcggcgcgccccgACGACGGACCCTGGGCCGGCTGCATCCACCGCTACCCTGTCCCTTGGAATCTTTAG